One Cellulomonas sp. Y8 DNA segment encodes these proteins:
- the rsfS gene encoding ribosome silencing factor: protein MSATDRAIELTVAAARAAADLKAQEIIALDVSGQLVLTDAFLIASGTNERQVGAIVDAVEESLHKLGAKPLRREGKSEGRWVLIDFGDVVVHVQHAEDRTYYALERLWKDCPVIELPADVHGTPEGDGAGE, encoded by the coding sequence GTGTCGGCCACCGACCGCGCGATCGAGCTCACCGTGGCGGCGGCCCGCGCCGCCGCCGACCTCAAGGCCCAGGAGATCATCGCCCTGGACGTCAGCGGGCAGCTCGTGCTGACCGACGCGTTCCTGATCGCCTCCGGCACCAACGAGCGGCAGGTCGGCGCCATCGTCGACGCCGTCGAGGAGTCGCTGCACAAGCTCGGCGCCAAGCCGCTGCGCCGCGAGGGCAAGTCCGAGGGCCGCTGGGTGCTCATCGACTTCGGCGACGTCGTCGTGCACGTGCAGCACGCCGAGGACCGCACGTACTACGCCCTCGAGCGGCTGTGGAAGGACTGCCCCGTCATCGAGCTGCCGGCCGACGTGCACGGGACGCCCGAGGGCGACGGGGCGGGGGAGTGA
- a CDS encoding histidine phosphatase family protein → MTAGRVVLWRHGRTAHNAAARLQGQSDIPLDDVGVWQAETAAAALASRYAPTRIIASDLGRARSTAEALSARTGLPVHTDPRVRERSFGDWEGMTSAEIAERWPEQHAAWRAGREPERVGAETRAEVQARMVRAIEDQAGALEADDTLVVVSHGAAITLGLVGLLGLPAEWKGVSGMSNAHWAEVQPGRPGSGLAWRLEALNVGPVHASSDWNAGPDRVDRGLDEEVRDPA, encoded by the coding sequence GTGACCGCCGGGCGCGTCGTCCTCTGGCGGCACGGGCGCACCGCGCACAACGCCGCGGCGCGCCTGCAGGGTCAGTCGGACATCCCGCTGGACGACGTGGGCGTCTGGCAGGCCGAGACGGCCGCGGCCGCCCTCGCCAGCCGGTACGCCCCGACGCGGATCATCGCCTCCGACCTCGGCCGCGCGCGGTCGACGGCCGAGGCGCTGTCCGCGCGCACCGGCCTGCCCGTGCACACCGACCCGCGGGTCCGGGAGCGGTCGTTCGGCGACTGGGAGGGCATGACCTCGGCGGAGATCGCCGAGCGCTGGCCCGAGCAGCACGCCGCCTGGCGCGCGGGCCGCGAGCCGGAGCGCGTGGGCGCCGAGACCCGCGCCGAGGTCCAGGCCCGCATGGTCCGGGCGATCGAGGACCAGGCGGGCGCGCTCGAGGCCGACGACACCCTGGTCGTCGTGTCGCACGGCGCCGCGATCACCCTCGGCCTGGTCGGCCTGCTCGGCCTGCCGGCGGAGTGGAAGGGCGTCTCCGGCATGTCGAACGCCCACTGGGCGGAGGTCCAGCCCGGCCGCCCGGGCTCGGGCCTGGCGTGGCGGCTGGAGGCCCTGAACGTCGGTCCGGTGCACGCGTCGTCCGACTGGAACGCCGGCCCGGACCGCGTCGACCGCGGCCTGGACGAGGAGGTCCGCGATCCGGCCTGA
- a CDS encoding YjhG/YagF family D-xylonate dehydratase, whose amino-acid sequence MTSWEQLLEPHDGIYALRSHADGPSGRLPLTAQTLRDSPSGDVFGMTQNAGMGWRRANLLGPQVMIVSTAGGLRSESGEPIALGLHSGHFELVDQVRAAAETVAAEGGLPFATFVSDQCDGRSQGTTGMFDSLPYRNDAATVMRRLIRSLPTRSAVLGIATCDKGLPATMMALASQHDLPTVLVPGGVTLPPTRGEDLARVQTIGARFANGELSLEDAAEAGCRACASPGGGCHFLGTAGTSQVVAEALGLALPHSALAPSGEPVWAEVARQSALAVLRQRALGLTTRDVLTPEAFENAMAVHAAIGGSTNLLLHLPAIAHAAGVERPSVADWLRVNRAVPRLVSVLPNGPVQHPTVRMFLAGGAPEVMLHLRDLGVLHLDALTATGETLGTVLDWWAGSERRARLRQVLRDQEGVDPDDVIMSPPAARRRGLMPTTAFPTGNLAPEGSVIKSTAIDPARLDGDVFEHVGPARVFTSEAAAIAAIKAREVAPGDVMVVMGGGPLGTGMEETYQVTSALKHLSYGRDISLITDARFSGVSTGACLGHVGPEALAGGPIGRLRDGDLVRIRVDVAGLEGSVDYVGAADAPLSPEQGARVLAAREPHPGLAPHPQLPDDTRLWAVLQEASGGTWGGAVYDVDRIVEVLRAGTAALAER is encoded by the coding sequence GTGACGTCCTGGGAGCAGCTGCTCGAGCCGCACGACGGCATCTACGCCCTGCGCTCGCACGCCGACGGGCCGTCCGGGCGGCTGCCGCTGACCGCGCAGACGCTGCGGGACTCGCCGAGCGGCGACGTGTTCGGCATGACGCAGAACGCCGGCATGGGCTGGCGCCGGGCGAACCTGCTCGGCCCGCAGGTGATGATCGTGTCCACCGCCGGCGGGCTGCGGTCCGAGTCCGGGGAGCCGATCGCGCTCGGCCTGCACTCGGGGCACTTCGAGCTCGTCGACCAGGTGCGGGCCGCGGCGGAGACCGTCGCCGCGGAGGGCGGGCTGCCGTTCGCCACGTTCGTCTCCGACCAGTGCGACGGCCGCTCGCAGGGCACCACCGGCATGTTCGACTCCCTGCCGTACCGGAACGACGCCGCGACCGTCATGCGCCGCCTCATCCGGTCGCTGCCCACCCGGTCCGCCGTCCTGGGCATCGCCACCTGCGACAAGGGCCTGCCCGCGACGATGATGGCGCTGGCGTCGCAGCACGACCTGCCGACCGTCCTGGTGCCCGGCGGCGTCACGCTGCCCCCGACCCGCGGCGAGGACCTCGCGCGCGTGCAGACGATCGGCGCCCGGTTCGCCAACGGCGAGCTCTCCCTGGAGGACGCCGCCGAGGCCGGCTGCCGCGCCTGCGCCTCCCCCGGCGGCGGCTGCCACTTCCTCGGCACCGCCGGCACCAGCCAGGTGGTCGCCGAGGCCCTCGGCCTGGCGCTCCCGCACTCCGCCCTCGCCCCGTCCGGCGAGCCCGTGTGGGCCGAGGTCGCGCGGCAGTCGGCGCTCGCCGTGCTGCGGCAGCGCGCGCTCGGGCTCACCACCCGGGACGTCCTCACCCCCGAGGCGTTCGAGAACGCGATGGCGGTGCACGCGGCGATCGGCGGCTCGACGAACCTGCTGCTGCACCTGCCGGCCATCGCGCACGCCGCGGGCGTGGAGCGGCCGTCCGTCGCGGACTGGCTGCGCGTGAACCGCGCGGTCCCCCGCCTGGTCAGCGTGCTGCCGAACGGCCCCGTCCAGCACCCCACCGTCCGGATGTTCCTGGCCGGCGGCGCCCCGGAGGTCATGCTGCACCTGCGCGACCTCGGCGTCCTGCACCTCGACGCGCTCACCGCCACCGGCGAGACCCTCGGCACCGTCCTGGACTGGTGGGCCGGCTCCGAGCGCCGCGCCCGCCTGCGGCAGGTCCTCCGGGACCAGGAGGGCGTCGACCCGGACGACGTGATCATGAGCCCGCCCGCCGCCCGCCGCCGGGGGCTCATGCCGACGACCGCCTTCCCCACCGGCAACCTCGCGCCCGAGGGGTCGGTCATCAAGTCCACCGCGATCGACCCGGCGCGCCTCGACGGGGACGTGTTCGAGCACGTCGGCCCCGCCCGCGTGTTCACGTCCGAGGCCGCGGCGATCGCCGCGATCAAGGCGCGCGAGGTCGCCCCCGGCGACGTCATGGTCGTCATGGGCGGCGGCCCGCTCGGCACCGGCATGGAGGAGACCTACCAGGTCACCTCCGCCCTCAAGCACCTGAGCTACGGGCGGGACATCTCCCTGATCACCGACGCCCGGTTCTCCGGCGTCTCCACGGGCGCCTGCCTCGGGCACGTGGGCCCCGAGGCGCTGGCCGGCGGGCCGATCGGGCGGCTCCGGGACGGCGACCTGGTCCGGATCCGCGTCGACGTCGCCGGGCTGGAGGGCAGCGTGGACTACGTCGGGGCCGCCGACGCCCCGCTGTCCCCCGAGCAGGGCGCCCGGGTGCTCGCGGCGCGGGAGCCGCACCCCGGGCTCGCGCCGCACCCGCAGCTGCCCGACGACACCCGGCTGTGGGCGGTGCTGCAGGAGGCCAGCGGCGGCACGTGGGGCGGGGCGGTGTACGACGTGGACCGGATCGTCGAGGTGCTGCGGGCGGGGACGGCGGCGCTGGCGGAGCGGTAG